Proteins from a genomic interval of Kiritimatiellia bacterium:
- a CDS encoding permease, which produces MNKEWKIFGVLTAGFLAAFFLPVSSVRFQGAVLESLRLVKWYAQEHVLLCLVPAFFIAGAIGVFVSQNTVMRYFGPKANKLLSYGVASVSGTILAVCSCTVLPLFGGIYMRGAGLGPAIAFLYSGPAINVLAIVLTARVLGFQIGLARAIGAIVFSVVIGALMHFFFLKEERDKAAKAQDVFMGDDETGGRPLWQIALYFLAMVGILVFANWGQPLETTGIWVMVFKAKWTIASGFGVMLAFCLWRFFDLAMWCVAAAAFPAVVLGLMFPGHPVAAFTAGSAGLAVLVFYGGAELKDWGNQTWGFAKQIVPLLFAGVLAAGFFLGSPGSDDAGIIPNRWIQALVGDDPDVFYNVVGGIGSAPRWFGMIWPVWTNFFASIVGALMYFATLTEVPIVRGLMDSGMGQGPALALLLAGPALSLPNMLVINSIIGPKKTLTYVALVVVMATISGVVFGAVMR; this is translated from the coding sequence ATGAACAAAGAATGGAAAATATTCGGCGTGCTGACGGCCGGTTTCCTGGCGGCCTTTTTTCTGCCGGTTTCTTCCGTCCGTTTTCAGGGAGCGGTTCTGGAATCCCTGCGGCTGGTGAAATGGTATGCCCAGGAACATGTTCTGCTTTGCCTGGTTCCGGCGTTTTTTATCGCCGGCGCCATCGGCGTCTTTGTCAGCCAGAACACGGTGATGCGTTATTTCGGGCCGAAGGCGAACAAACTGCTGTCCTACGGCGTGGCTTCGGTTTCGGGCACGATTCTGGCGGTTTGTTCCTGCACTGTTCTCCCTCTCTTCGGCGGCATTTATATGCGCGGCGCGGGGCTGGGCCCGGCGATCGCCTTTCTTTATTCCGGCCCGGCCATTAATGTCTTGGCCATTGTGCTGACGGCGCGCGTGCTTGGTTTCCAGATCGGCCTGGCGCGCGCGATCGGCGCGATTGTTTTCAGCGTGGTGATCGGCGCGTTGATGCATTTTTTCTTTCTTAAAGAGGAACGCGACAAGGCGGCAAAAGCGCAGGACGTGTTTATGGGGGATGACGAAACTGGCGGCCGGCCGTTATGGCAGATAGCACTTTATTTTCTGGCCATGGTCGGAATACTGGTTTTTGCCAACTGGGGGCAGCCGCTTGAGACAACCGGTATATGGGTTATGGTTTTCAAGGCAAAATGGACGATCGCGTCCGGGTTTGGAGTCATGCTGGCTTTCTGTCTGTGGCGCTTTTTTGATCTGGCGATGTGGTGCGTGGCCGCCGCCGCTTTTCCGGCGGTGGTTTTGGGACTGATGTTTCCGGGTCATCCTGTTGCGGCATTTACCGCCGGCTCGGCCGGGCTGGCCGTGCTTGTTTTTTATGGCGGAGCGGAACTGAAAGATTGGGGAAATCAGACCTGGGGGTTTGCCAAACAGATTGTTCCCCTGCTGTTTGCCGGCGTGCTGGCGGCCGGATTTTTTCTGGGCAGTCCGGGCTCCGATGACGCTGGCATTATCCCGAACCGTTGGATCCAGGCGCTGGTCGGCGATGATCCGGACGTTTTCTATAACGTTGTTGGCGGCATTGGTTCCGCGCCCCGTTGGTTCGGCATGATCTGGCCGGTTTGGACCAATTTTTTCGCATCAATAGTGGGTGCGCTCATGTATTTCGCCACCTTGACCGAAGTTCCGATTGTGCGCGGATTAATGGATAGCGGCATGGGGCAGGGGCCGGCTTTGGCGCTTTTGCTGGCCGGCCCGGCGTTGTCACTGCCCAATATGCTGGTGATCAATTCAATCATAGGACCGAAGAAGACGTTAACGTATGTGGCGCTTGTCGTTGTCATGGCGACGATCAGCGGTGTTGTTTTTGGCGCGGTTATGCGATGA
- a CDS encoding thioredoxin family protein: protein MKKIQILGAGCPKCRKLAENAEAAAKKLGIEYEIEKVTDINAIMKFGVMMTPALAVDGQVKSAGKVLTPEQVAEMLK, encoded by the coding sequence ATGAAAAAAATACAGATTCTCGGCGCCGGTTGTCCGAAGTGCAGGAAGCTCGCGGAGAACGCCGAGGCGGCCGCAAAAAAACTTGGCATTGAGTATGAAATAGAGAAAGTGACCGACATCAACGCGATCATGAAATTCGGCGTCATGATGACCCCCGCCCTGGCCGTGGATGGCCAGGTTAAGAGCGCCGGCAAGGTCTTGACGCCGGAGCAAGTGGCCGAGATGTTGAAGTGA